In Paenibacillus sp. G2S3, a single window of DNA contains:
- a CDS encoding peptidylprolyl isomerase: MSLNKKKSWKVLLVSLVAAVSFSMLAACGSSADDSKAVATYKGGTITEKEFAMDQKIMKFLSPQQAQYLEIEAFKESILKQEVGFEYLASKATDEAKKQAKKEADSQIADLKKTLGDNYKKTLKDADVTEGDIHSYMERVLTVYQDMLLKVTDDQVVKEFEATKGDFTVATLRHVLIGLTDANNKERTSEEALKIAKEVKAKLDGGADFAAIAKEYTDDTSSKETGGEYKDKAVGTYVDEFKKAAQTLPLNTISDPVETSYGYHIIKVESRTDKTFDQLTDEQKEGIKSSIVSKNLEAFMEKDLEGIIESINLPKSSAAADESGTKNSETEATPAPSASPSATKAAE, encoded by the coding sequence ATGTCGTTAAATAAAAAAAAATCATGGAAAGTACTGCTCGTTTCATTGGTAGCAGCGGTTTCCTTTTCTATGCTAGCAGCATGCGGTAGCAGTGCTGATGATAGCAAGGCAGTTGCGACTTATAAAGGTGGAACAATCACAGAGAAGGAATTTGCTATGGATCAAAAAATCATGAAATTCCTCTCCCCACAGCAAGCGCAATATTTAGAGATTGAGGCGTTTAAAGAATCTATTTTGAAGCAGGAAGTGGGCTTTGAATATTTGGCTTCCAAAGCAACGGATGAAGCGAAGAAGCAGGCGAAGAAAGAGGCAGATAGCCAAATCGCTGACTTGAAGAAAACTCTGGGCGACAATTATAAGAAAACGCTAAAAGACGCTGACGTTACAGAGGGCGATATCCATAGTTATATGGAGCGTGTACTGACGGTTTATCAGGATATGCTGCTTAAAGTGACAGACGATCAGGTTGTCAAAGAATTTGAAGCTACAAAAGGTGACTTTACAGTAGCGACTTTGCGTCACGTGCTAATCGGTCTGACAGATGCTAACAACAAAGAGCGCACTAGCGAAGAAGCACTGAAAATCGCGAAGGAAGTTAAGGCAAAGCTGGACGGCGGGGCTGATTTTGCAGCAATCGCTAAGGAATACACTGACGATACAAGCTCTAAAGAAACGGGCGGAGAATATAAAGATAAAGCTGTAGGCACGTATGTAGATGAGTTTAAGAAGGCTGCTCAAACCCTGCCTTTGAATACCATTAGTGATCCTGTAGAGACTTCTTACGGCTACCACATTATCAAGGTGGAGTCCCGTACAGACAAAACCTTTGACCAGTTAACGGATGAACAAAAAGAAGGCATTAAGAGCTCCATTGTGTCCAAGAACCTAGAAGCGTTCATGGAGAAAGATCTGGAAGGCATTATTGAGAGCATCAATCTGCCGAAGAGCTCTGCTGCCGCAGATGAATCCGGAACAAAAAATAGTGAAACAGAAGCCACTCCAGCACCAAGCGCATCCCCAAGTGCTACAAAAGCTGCTGAATAA
- a CDS encoding anti-sigma-F factor Fin family protein, translated as MAINYVCRHCKTSLGSINRSDVTEMQLGLHSLTPAERRDIIAYNSEGEITVKVTCDYCKEALEHNPELSLLTSPLQ; from the coding sequence ATGGCAATAAACTATGTATGTAGGCACTGCAAGACATCTCTAGGCAGCATTAATAGAAGTGATGTTACAGAAATGCAGTTGGGCCTTCATTCCTTGACCCCTGCGGAGCGCAGAGATATAATAGCGTATAATTCAGAAGGTGAGATCACGGTAAAGGTGACTTGCGACTATTGCAAGGAGGCTTTAGAGCATAATCCGGAGCTTAGCCTGCTGACAAGTCCGCTTCAGTAG
- the spoVG gene encoding septation regulator SpoVG, with protein sequence MQITDVRLRRVNSEGRMKAIASITIDNEFVVHDIRVIDGNNGMFVAMPSKRTPDGEFRDIAHPISSGTREKIQSAVLAEYDRAATEEEEEVIEEGA encoded by the coding sequence ATGCAAATTACGGATGTCAGACTCCGCCGCGTTAACTCTGAGGGGAGAATGAAAGCAATCGCATCCATTACAATCGATAACGAGTTTGTTGTTCATGACATTCGCGTCATCGATGGTAATAACGGGATGTTCGTTGCAATGCCCAGCAAGCGTACACCGGATGGCGAATTCCGCGATATCGCTCACCCGATCTCTTCGGGAACACGCGAGAAGATTCAATCCGCGGTTCTGGCCGAGTACGATCGCGCCGCTACTGAAGAAGAAGAAGAAGTTATTGAAGAGGGAGCTTAG
- a CDS encoding small, acid-soluble spore protein, alpha/beta type produces the protein MSRRKRGMMSEELKTELAKELGFYETVEREGWGGIRAKDAGNMVKRAIQLAEEAARKS, from the coding sequence ATGAGCCGCAGAAAACGAGGCATGATGTCGGAAGAACTAAAGACAGAGTTAGCCAAGGAACTTGGTTTTTACGAAACGGTGGAACGTGAAGGCTGGGGAGGAATACGGGCGAAGGATGCCGGCAATATGGTAAAAAGAGCGATTCAGCTCGCCGAAGAGGCTGCGCGGAAATCTTAA
- the ispE gene encoding 4-(cytidine 5'-diphospho)-2-C-methyl-D-erythritol kinase — protein sequence MKMYEKAPAKINLMLDVLHKRADGFHEVEMIMTMVDLADRLELSELPRDTIIISSQAGYIPLDEKNLAFQAARLIKERYNVKNGVHIHLDKRIPVAAGLAGGSSDAAATLRGLNRLWRLGIPAQELQELGAELGSDVPFCVTGGTALATGRGEKLTPIKNPPQCWVVLAKPPINVSTAEVYGRVRSNNIAVHPSARKMQDAIEAGDFGGVCNHLGNVLEDVTLKLHPEVQQLKEAMVKLGADGVLMSGSGPTVFGLVSKQSKVARIYNGLRGFCKEVYAVRSLN from the coding sequence TTGAAAATGTATGAAAAGGCACCAGCGAAAATTAATTTGATGCTGGATGTGCTGCACAAGCGTGCTGACGGTTTTCATGAGGTGGAAATGATTATGACCATGGTGGATCTAGCAGACCGTTTAGAGCTGTCTGAGCTGCCAAGGGATACTATAATAATATCAAGTCAAGCCGGTTATATTCCTCTGGATGAGAAGAACCTCGCCTTTCAGGCGGCTAGGCTTATTAAAGAGCGTTATAACGTGAAGAATGGTGTACATATCCATCTGGATAAAAGAATACCGGTAGCTGCTGGCCTGGCTGGCGGCAGCAGCGATGCAGCGGCTACGTTACGCGGTCTTAACCGGCTGTGGCGCCTAGGCATACCTGCACAGGAGTTACAGGAGCTTGGCGCTGAGCTAGGCTCAGATGTGCCTTTCTGCGTTACAGGCGGCACAGCCTTAGCAACAGGACGTGGCGAAAAGCTTACGCCGATCAAGAACCCTCCGCAATGCTGGGTAGTGTTGGCTAAGCCGCCAATCAATGTATCGACTGCGGAAGTATACGGACGCGTTCGGAGCAATAATATAGCGGTTCATCCTTCGGCTCGAAAGATGCAGGACGCGATCGAAGCTGGAGATTTTGGGGGCGTGTGTAATCATCTGGGCAATGTGCTTGAGGATGTTACTCTAAAGCTGCATCCAGAGGTCCAGCAGCTCAAAGAGGCGATGGTTAAGCTCGGAGCAGACGGAGTATTAATGTCCGGTAGCGGTCCTACAGTGTTTGGTTTGGTGTCCAAGCAGTCTAAAGTCGCAAGAATTTATAATGGACTGCGAGGGTTCTGCAAGGAAGTCTACGCAGTGAGATCACTCAATTAG
- a CDS encoding ribose-phosphate diphosphokinase produces the protein MTYCDSKLKIFTCNSNPKLASQIADYIGIPMGESHTTSFSDGEIQVKLSESVRGCHVYIVQSTCGPVNDNLMELLVMVDALKRASAKSINVVIPYYGYARQDRKARSRDPITAKLVANLIEKAGAHRVITMDLHAMQIQGFFDIPVDHLLGVPILAQYFRSKQIENPVVVSPDHGGVVRARKLADFLNAPLAIIDKRRPEPNVSEVMNIIGNIEGKTAILIDDIIDTAGTIVLGANALMEGGVKEVYACCTHPVLSGPAHERLENSPIKEIIVTDTIPIRSANPTSKLKVLSVAPLMGEAIIRVHEELSISKLFEIE, from the coding sequence ATGACTTATTGTGATTCCAAATTAAAGATTTTCACCTGTAACTCCAACCCTAAGCTAGCTAGTCAAATCGCTGATTACATCGGAATTCCGATGGGTGAATCGCACACTACAAGTTTTAGCGATGGAGAAATTCAGGTCAAGCTGTCAGAAAGCGTACGGGGTTGTCATGTGTATATTGTTCAATCCACTTGCGGCCCAGTGAATGACAACCTAATGGAGCTTTTAGTTATGGTGGATGCACTCAAACGCGCCTCCGCAAAAAGCATCAATGTGGTTATCCCTTACTATGGTTACGCTCGTCAAGATCGTAAAGCTCGTTCCCGTGACCCTATTACGGCCAAGCTGGTAGCGAATTTGATTGAAAAAGCCGGCGCTCACCGTGTAATTACGATGGACCTCCATGCTATGCAGATTCAGGGATTCTTTGATATTCCAGTGGATCACTTGCTGGGCGTTCCCATCCTGGCTCAGTATTTCCGTTCCAAACAAATCGAGAACCCAGTTGTCGTATCGCCAGATCATGGCGGTGTAGTACGTGCAAGAAAGCTTGCTGATTTCCTGAACGCTCCGCTTGCAATTATAGATAAGCGTCGCCCAGAGCCGAATGTCAGCGAAGTTATGAACATTATCGGTAATATCGAAGGCAAAACAGCCATTCTGATTGATGATATTATCGATACTGCTGGAACCATCGTACTTGGTGCTAATGCTTTGATGGAAGGCGGCGTGAAGGAAGTATACGCTTGCTGTACACACCCAGTATTGTCTGGTCCTGCACATGAACGTCTGGAGAATTCTCCAATTAAAGAAATTATCGTGACGGATACGATTCCAATTCGCAGCGCGAACCCAACTTCTAAGCTCAAAGTGTTGTCCGTGGCTCCACTTATGGGTGAGGCAATTATCCGCGTTCATGAAGAGCTGTCGATTAGTAAATTGTTTGAGATTGAATAA
- the mfd gene encoding transcription-repair coupling factor, with protein sequence MLQGIIEAFSKDPDFQSITQGVAAGMKEQLISGLTGSARQIMLAALHEETARPLLVVTHNMFSAQKMADDLQEALSPERVLLYPANELVAAEAAVSSPETLAQRIDVMTKCAQGFRGIVVVPYSGVRRLLPAPEVMAEAQVTVSQDGTLALDEFLMSMIEMGYERVERVENRGELSVRGGIIDFYPMTSALAYRVELFDDEVDSIRTFDPVDQRSIDKVRSVKITPAKEIIASRFRQESASAEASALLELQLEKMADRQAKLRLKEEIGRELEMLREGTYFPEIYKYISLLYPERSHLFDYMAQDTILILDEPTRLLETAKQLERDESEWNLHLMQNGKTLPDLDLSVDTDVVMYKRPFQSLFMSIFLRQVPHIQPQNILGFISRGMQDFHGQMNVLKSEMERWHKSGVKVMMLASSEERIERVRRVLYDYGIDEPTIVQGNLGSGFELPSIHLAVITEGEMFSQKQRKARKISKGIDNAERIKSYTELKIGDYVVHQNHGIGKYMGIGTLEVSGIHRDYMHILYAGGDKLSVPIEQIDLIQKYVGSEDKEPKVYKLGGNEWTRVTNKVRSSVQDIADDLIKLYAERQSAAGYGFEKDTQEQREFEEMFPYEETRDQLRAIEEIKKDMEQNRPMDRLLCGDVGYGKTEVAIRAAFKSAIEGKQVAVLVPTTILAQQHYETFRERFANYPLNIQVLSRFRSRKEQNETIKGVRAGTVDVVIGTHRLLSQDLVFKDLGLLIVDEEQRFGVTHKEKLKKLKTNVDVLTLTATPIPRTLHMSMLGVRDLSVIETPPENRFPVQTYVVEHSQTLTREAVERELARGGQVYYLYNRVQGIQEMAAQISMLVPEARVGIGHGQMSEAELEKTILDFLDGEYDVLVSTSIIETGVDIPNVNTLIVHDADKMGLSQLYQLRGRVGRSNRIAYAYFTYQRDKVLTEVAEKRLQSIKEFTELGSGFKIAMRDLSIRGAGNLLGAEQHGFIASVGFDLYSQMLAEEIRKRKVTVLGEEDTSLKEGNTVIDLSIDAYLPSEYIYDSIQKIEIYKKVAAVTSFDDASELEDELLDRFGELPEAVVNLLTVARLKVYGKMYGIDSMIRRGDDVTLNFYEGSLGALDTAKLAKVGNSFERRVQFDRDAKASIRVKSKDLSDKQLLDLLEQFLKEAKQSLKSKGELHNVVK encoded by the coding sequence TTGTTACAAGGTATTATAGAAGCTTTTTCCAAGGATCCCGATTTCCAGTCTATCACCCAGGGTGTCGCTGCAGGTATGAAAGAGCAGCTCATATCGGGGCTTACAGGTTCAGCTAGACAGATCATGCTTGCAGCACTGCATGAAGAGACAGCTCGTCCCTTGCTTGTGGTGACTCATAATATGTTTTCGGCTCAGAAAATGGCCGATGATTTACAGGAAGCGCTTTCCCCGGAGCGAGTTCTGCTCTATCCTGCTAATGAGCTTGTGGCTGCGGAAGCGGCTGTCTCAAGCCCAGAGACTCTAGCTCAGCGTATTGATGTAATGACCAAATGTGCTCAGGGCTTCCGTGGTATTGTTGTAGTTCCCTACTCGGGAGTACGCAGACTGCTCCCTGCACCAGAGGTTATGGCAGAGGCGCAGGTTACGGTTTCTCAGGATGGAACGCTTGCTCTGGATGAATTCTTGATGTCCATGATCGAAATGGGTTATGAAAGAGTAGAGCGCGTTGAGAATCGTGGCGAACTGAGCGTACGAGGTGGAATTATCGATTTTTATCCAATGACTTCTGCTTTGGCATATCGGGTTGAGTTATTTGATGATGAGGTTGATTCCATCAGAACCTTTGATCCAGTGGATCAGCGTTCTATTGATAAAGTACGAAGTGTGAAGATTACACCGGCTAAAGAGATCATAGCGAGCAGGTTTCGCCAGGAATCTGCTTCTGCTGAAGCATCAGCTCTGCTGGAGCTCCAGCTCGAGAAGATGGCGGATCGGCAGGCTAAGCTGCGACTTAAGGAAGAAATAGGCCGTGAGCTAGAAATGCTGCGTGAAGGGACCTATTTCCCTGAAATCTATAAATATATCAGTCTTTTATACCCTGAACGCTCTCATTTATTTGATTACATGGCCCAGGATACGATCCTTATTCTTGATGAGCCGACAAGACTGCTTGAGACGGCGAAACAGCTCGAAAGAGATGAGTCGGAATGGAACCTGCACTTGATGCAAAACGGTAAAACATTGCCGGATTTGGATCTCTCAGTCGATACGGATGTTGTGATGTACAAACGTCCGTTCCAAAGCCTGTTTATGTCGATCTTTTTGCGTCAGGTTCCGCACATTCAACCACAGAACATTCTTGGGTTTATTAGTCGTGGGATGCAGGATTTCCATGGTCAGATGAATGTGCTCAAGTCGGAGATGGAGCGTTGGCACAAGTCCGGTGTAAAGGTAATGATGCTTGCTAGTAGTGAAGAGCGGATTGAACGTGTGCGCAGAGTCCTTTATGACTACGGCATTGATGAGCCAACGATCGTACAAGGAAATTTGGGTTCAGGCTTTGAGCTGCCTTCTATTCATTTAGCTGTTATCACTGAAGGAGAGATGTTCTCTCAGAAGCAGCGGAAGGCACGGAAGATCTCTAAAGGGATAGATAATGCTGAACGGATCAAGAGTTATACTGAGCTGAAAATTGGTGATTATGTTGTTCACCAGAACCATGGTATCGGTAAGTATATGGGGATCGGCACGCTGGAGGTCAGCGGTATTCATCGCGACTACATGCACATTTTATATGCGGGTGGCGATAAGCTCTCGGTTCCAATTGAGCAAATTGACTTGATTCAGAAATATGTCGGTTCAGAAGATAAAGAGCCGAAAGTATATAAATTAGGTGGTAATGAATGGACGCGGGTGACCAATAAGGTCCGCTCTTCCGTTCAGGATATTGCTGATGATCTAATCAAACTGTACGCCGAACGCCAAAGTGCAGCAGGGTATGGTTTTGAGAAGGACACACAGGAGCAGCGTGAATTTGAAGAGATGTTCCCTTACGAGGAGACTCGGGATCAGCTTCGGGCGATTGAAGAGATTAAGAAGGATATGGAACAGAACCGTCCAATGGACCGACTCCTTTGTGGAGATGTTGGTTATGGTAAGACGGAGGTAGCTATACGAGCAGCCTTTAAATCAGCGATTGAAGGTAAACAGGTGGCAGTGCTTGTACCGACAACGATTCTGGCTCAGCAGCATTATGAGACCTTCCGGGAACGTTTCGCTAATTATCCGCTAAATATTCAAGTCCTAAGTCGTTTCCGCAGCCGTAAGGAGCAGAATGAGACGATTAAAGGCGTTCGGGCGGGAACGGTTGACGTGGTTATTGGTACCCACCGTTTGTTGTCACAGGACCTTGTATTCAAGGACCTAGGTTTATTGATCGTGGATGAAGAACAGCGATTTGGCGTGACGCATAAAGAGAAGCTGAAGAAGTTAAAAACGAATGTAGATGTTCTTACCCTGACAGCAACTCCAATTCCTCGTACATTGCATATGTCAATGCTGGGAGTGCGTGATCTGTCTGTCATTGAGACGCCACCAGAGAACCGTTTCCCCGTCCAGACTTATGTGGTTGAGCATAGTCAGACCCTTACGCGGGAAGCTGTAGAGCGGGAGCTGGCTCGTGGCGGTCAAGTTTACTATCTCTATAATCGTGTGCAGGGCATTCAAGAAATGGCCGCTCAAATTTCCATGCTTGTTCCTGAGGCTAGGGTTGGCATCGGACATGGCCAAATGTCGGAAGCGGAGCTGGAGAAGACGATCCTTGACTTTCTTGATGGAGAGTACGATGTGCTGGTCAGCACAAGTATCATTGAGACGGGTGTAGATATTCCTAACGTAAATACGCTTATTGTGCATGATGCGGATAAGATGGGCTTGTCTCAGCTCTATCAATTACGTGGACGTGTAGGCCGGTCCAACCGGATTGCGTACGCCTATTTCACGTATCAGCGGGACAAGGTTCTGACTGAAGTGGCAGAGAAACGGTTACAGTCTATTAAGGAATTTACGGAACTGGGTTCTGGTTTCAAAATAGCGATGCGGGATTTATCTATTCGTGGTGCCGGCAACTTACTTGGCGCAGAACAGCATGGTTTTATTGCGTCCGTGGGATTTGATCTATACTCACAAATGCTGGCAGAGGAAATCCGTAAACGTAAGGTTACTGTGCTTGGAGAGGAAGATACCTCGCTCAAAGAAGGCAATACAGTCATTGATTTGTCGATTGACGCGTATCTGCCATCCGAGTATATTTACGACAGTATCCAGAAAATTGAAATCTACAAAAAAGTTGCGGCAGTTACTTCCTTCGATGATGCTTCTGAGCTTGAGGATGAGCTCTTGGATCGGTTCGGAGAACTGCCTGAAGCAGTTGTTAATCTACTAACCGTGGCTCGTCTGAAAGTGTATGGAAAAATGTATGGCATTGATTCCATGATCAGACGTGGTGATGATGTTACCCTGAATTTCTATGAGGGGAGTCTTGGCGCTCTGGATACGGCGAAACTCGCCAAAGTTGGAAATAGCTTCGAAAGACGTGTACAATTTGATAGAGATGCTAAAGCCAGTATCCGAGTGAAATCGAAAGACTTAAGTGATAAACAGCTGCTTGACTTGCTTGAACAGTTTCTTAAAGAAGCTAAACAGTCTTTAAAATCGAAGGGAGAACTACACAATGTCGTTAAATAA
- the spoVT gene encoding stage V sporulation protein T has protein sequence MKATGIVRRIDDLGRVVIPKEIRRTLRIREGDPLEIFVDRDGEVILKKYSPIGELGDFAKEYAESLFEGTGHITMIADRDTFIALAGGSKKDYLEKQVGILLEKVMDSRKTVLETNEGSYEIAKDHPDLVSSYVASPIISGGDPIGCVVMVSKDDSAKMSSMEIKMAETAAAFLGKQMEQ, from the coding sequence ATGAAAGCTACTGGAATTGTTCGGCGTATTGATGATCTCGGACGAGTGGTTATTCCCAAAGAAATTAGACGTACTCTACGGATTAGAGAAGGCGACCCACTGGAAATTTTCGTCGATCGGGACGGTGAAGTCATACTCAAGAAATATTCCCCGATTGGCGAGCTTGGTGACTTTGCAAAAGAGTACGCGGAGTCATTGTTCGAAGGTACTGGGCATATTACGATGATTGCTGATCGTGATACCTTTATTGCACTGGCTGGGGGCTCCAAGAAAGACTATTTGGAAAAACAAGTAGGAATTCTTTTGGAGAAGGTCATGGATAGTCGTAAGACTGTACTGGAAACCAACGAAGGCAGTTATGAAATCGCTAAAGATCATCCGGATTTGGTGTCCTCATATGTAGCCTCACCGATCATTTCCGGTGGAGATCCTATTGGTTGTGTAGTGATGGTAAGTAAGGATGATTCGGCGAAAATGTCGTCAATGGAAATAAAGATGGCCGAAACCGCCGCCGCATTCCTTGGCAAGCAAATGGAGCAGTAA
- the glmU gene encoding bifunctional UDP-N-acetylglucosamine diphosphorylase/glucosamine-1-phosphate N-acetyltransferase GlmU, producing the protein MKRMAVVLAAGQGKRMKSKLYKVLHPVCGKPMVGHVLDTVEATGCQRTVVVVGHGAEKVKAYVGQGAEYVLQETQLGTGHAVKQAKDLLGGEEGTTVVAYGDTPLITSETLIGLMALHEERQAAATVLTAVMDDPSGLGRIIRSEDGGLMKIVEQKDCNAEQAAIHEINTGIYCFDNIKLFSALEKVTNSNNQQEYYLTDVISILREQGDLVLAFQTEDANESIGVNDRLALSEAESIMRQRINRKHMLGGVTIIDPASTYIGADVVIGSDTMIYPGTILKGKTVIGENCVIGPASEIEDCQIMDDATIKQSVLNQAQVGARTTVGPFAYLRPGSILGEEVKVGDFVEIKNATIGDGSKVSHLSYIGDASVGKNVNVGCGAITVNYDGYNKFTTTIEDDAFIGSNVNLIAPVSVGKGAFVVAGSTITRSVSENDLAVARVRQENKPGYAEKIRSRAKAKKDHSSPS; encoded by the coding sequence TTGAAAAGAATGGCTGTAGTTCTTGCCGCAGGTCAAGGCAAGCGAATGAAATCTAAATTATATAAGGTGCTGCACCCCGTTTGCGGTAAGCCAATGGTAGGGCACGTGCTTGATACAGTAGAAGCGACCGGATGCCAGCGCACCGTTGTTGTTGTTGGGCATGGCGCAGAGAAGGTTAAGGCCTATGTAGGGCAAGGTGCGGAATACGTGCTGCAGGAAACTCAGCTCGGTACTGGGCACGCTGTCAAACAGGCTAAGGATTTGCTCGGTGGTGAAGAGGGAACGACGGTTGTTGCTTATGGTGACACACCGCTTATTACATCGGAGACGCTGATAGGATTAATGGCTCTGCATGAGGAACGTCAGGCAGCAGCGACTGTATTAACCGCAGTAATGGATGATCCATCCGGGTTAGGGCGGATTATTCGCAGTGAAGATGGCGGCTTAATGAAGATTGTAGAACAAAAAGATTGCAATGCCGAACAGGCAGCTATTCATGAAATCAACACAGGAATTTATTGCTTTGATAACATCAAGTTATTTTCAGCTCTAGAGAAGGTTACTAACAGCAATAATCAACAAGAATATTATTTGACAGATGTTATCAGTATTCTGCGTGAGCAAGGTGATCTTGTTCTAGCATTCCAGACTGAAGATGCTAACGAGTCTATTGGTGTTAATGATCGTTTAGCTTTGTCAGAAGCGGAAAGTATTATGCGTCAACGTATCAACCGCAAACATATGCTGGGCGGCGTAACCATCATCGATCCTGCCTCCACTTATATCGGAGCAGATGTAGTCATTGGGTCAGATACAATGATCTATCCAGGAACCATCTTGAAGGGGAAAACTGTAATCGGTGAGAACTGTGTGATCGGACCCGCAAGCGAAATCGAGGATTGTCAGATCATGGACGACGCAACGATTAAGCAGTCCGTATTGAATCAAGCACAAGTTGGCGCACGGACTACCGTTGGGCCTTTTGCCTATTTGCGTCCAGGTTCTATACTTGGAGAAGAAGTGAAGGTTGGAGATTTCGTCGAGATCAAGAATGCTACAATTGGTGACGGTTCTAAGGTGTCACATCTTAGCTATATTGGCGACGCATCTGTGGGTAAGAATGTAAACGTCGGTTGCGGTGCGATTACTGTTAACTACGACGGGTATAATAAATTTACGACAACAATCGAAGACGATGCCTTTATCGGCAGTAACGTTAACCTTATTGCACCTGTTTCTGTGGGCAAAGGAGCTTTTGTTGTAGCTGGTTCGACCATTACACGTTCCGTTTCAGAGAACGATCTGGCTGTTGCCAGAGTAAGACAGGAGAACAAACCGGGATATGCAGAGAAGATCCGATCCCGTGCAAAAGCAAAGAAAGACCACTCGAGTCCATCGTAA
- the pth gene encoding aminoacyl-tRNA hydrolase, translating into MKWIVGLGNPGTQYAKTRHNVGFMALDELAAQNGISFNQSKCKSVIGEGFIGGVKTVLIKPMTFMNLSGEAVRAYMDYYKVKLEDMIVVYDDLDTEIGKIRLRYQGSAGGHNGIKSIIQHVGTQSFNRVRMGISRPEPGFAIVDYVLSTFPKKEGDPLKKMILNTCDALEFSLHNSFEQTMAKFNG; encoded by the coding sequence ATGAAATGGATTGTCGGATTGGGAAATCCGGGAACACAATATGCAAAAACAAGGCATAATGTTGGCTTTATGGCATTGGATGAGCTTGCAGCTCAGAACGGGATTTCTTTCAACCAAAGCAAATGTAAATCCGTGATCGGTGAAGGCTTTATTGGGGGAGTCAAAACCGTATTGATTAAACCGATGACCTTTATGAATTTGTCCGGTGAGGCCGTTCGTGCTTATATGGATTATTACAAAGTTAAACTAGAAGATATGATCGTCGTCTACGATGATCTGGATACCGAAATTGGAAAAATCCGATTGCGTTATCAAGGGAGCGCTGGTGGACATAACGGAATCAAATCCATTATTCAGCATGTCGGTACACAAAGCTTTAATCGGGTACGAATGGGTATTTCTCGTCCTGAACCGGGTTTTGCAATAGTGGATTATGTTCTCTCTACTTTTCCTAAAAAGGAAGGGGATCCGCTGAAGAAAATGATCCTGAATACTTGTGATGCACTGGAGTTCAGCTTGCACAATTCATTCGAACAGACGATGGCTAAATTCAATGGTTGA
- the purR gene encoding pur operon repressor, with the protein MKKLKRSQRLVDMTQFLLERPHDLLPLSIFADRYGAAKSSISEDLAIIKEVFEGEGIGELQTLAGAAGGVRYIPVMPKDMALSFVNRLCVQLEQTDRILPGGYLYMSDLLGLPSLMEQAGKIIATAFYGKEIDVVMTVETKGIPLAYATAAQLGLPVVLVRRDHQVTEGSAVSINYVSGSHKSIHTMSLSRRALKEKSRVLIVDDFMKAGGTVRGMVDLLGEFNAEVAGVGVLVESGAVETEERLLHDYVSLVKLSEVDSKERRISAHPGNYFSS; encoded by the coding sequence GTGAAGAAATTAAAAAGAAGCCAACGTTTGGTAGACATGACTCAGTTTTTACTTGAGCGGCCACATGACCTACTGCCGCTGTCTATATTTGCCGATCGGTATGGAGCGGCTAAGTCCTCCATCAGTGAAGATTTGGCAATCATAAAAGAAGTATTTGAAGGTGAAGGCATTGGAGAGCTTCAGACTTTAGCCGGTGCAGCCGGTGGAGTACGTTATATTCCTGTTATGCCTAAAGATATGGCGCTCTCTTTTGTTAATCGTTTATGTGTGCAACTGGAACAGACAGATCGGATACTGCCTGGTGGTTATTTGTATATGTCAGATCTGCTTGGACTGCCATCTTTGATGGAGCAGGCAGGGAAGATCATCGCAACGGCCTTTTATGGAAAGGAAATCGATGTGGTGATGACAGTAGAAACTAAAGGGATTCCGCTAGCCTATGCAACGGCAGCACAGCTCGGTTTGCCAGTGGTGTTGGTACGACGTGACCATCAGGTTACTGAAGGCTCAGCAGTAAGCATTAATTATGTATCTGGATCACATAAGAGCATACACACCATGTCTCTTTCCAGACGTGCACTTAAGGAGAAGTCGCGGGTACTCATCGTAGATGACTTCATGAAGGCAGGCGGAACCGTTCGAGGTATGGTTGATTTGCTCGGTGAGTTCAATGCCGAGGTTGCTGGAGTGGGTGTATTGGTCGAATCAGGCGCAGTAGAGACGGAAGAGCGTTTGTTGCATGACTATGTGTCTTTAGTGAAGCTTAGCGAGGTAGATTCGAAAGAGCGGCGAATTTCGGCGCATCCCGGTAACTACTTTTCCTCTTGA